A region from the Lentimonas sp. CC4 genome encodes:
- a CDS encoding acyl carrier protein gives MSEQTIEQRVTTIIVDQLNVNEEQVTTAASFLDDLGADSLDTVELIMAFEEEFKDEIDGEIPEADAEKLQTVGDVVKYITEKAG, from the coding sequence ATGTCAGAACAAACAATCGAACAACGCGTAACAACAATCATCGTAGACCAGCTCAACGTAAATGAAGAGCAGGTAACAACAGCAGCGTCTTTCCTTGACGATCTTGGTGCTGATTCTCTCGACACAGTCGAGCTGATCATGGCATTCGAAGAAGAGTTCAAGGATGAGATTGACGGCGAAATTCCAGAAGCTGACGCTGAAAAGCTTCAGACTGTTGGCGATGTCGTTAAATACATCACTGAAAAAGCTGGATAA
- the fabG gene encoding 3-oxoacyl-[acyl-carrier-protein] reductase, with protein sequence MTETTDKRIALVTGAGRGIGKSIAELLASKGHHVICVSRSASSCGAVADAINASGGSAQSLAVDVADNAAVLAASEQLLKEHGNIDILVNNAGITKDGLLFRMSDDAWSDVIDTNLTSCFSWIKNLARPMTRKRWGRIINISSVIGLTGNAGQANYAAAKAGMLGLTKSLAKEFAARNVTVNAVAPGFIATDMTAELNEQQKEGIVGVIPMKRMGAPEDIAHATAFLASEEAGYITGQVFTVDGGMVM encoded by the coding sequence ATGACTGAAACGACTGATAAAAGAATAGCCCTCGTCACTGGAGCGGGCCGCGGAATTGGGAAGAGCATTGCTGAGCTTCTCGCAAGTAAAGGGCATCATGTGATTTGCGTGAGCCGTTCGGCATCGTCCTGTGGGGCGGTTGCGGATGCAATCAATGCGAGCGGTGGCTCTGCGCAATCACTGGCAGTGGATGTCGCTGACAACGCGGCAGTGCTTGCTGCTTCTGAGCAGCTCCTCAAAGAGCATGGCAATATTGATATTTTGGTGAACAACGCTGGCATTACTAAGGATGGCTTGCTGTTCCGTATGAGCGATGATGCCTGGAGCGATGTGATCGACACTAACCTAACCAGCTGCTTTAGCTGGATTAAGAACTTGGCGCGTCCGATGACTCGTAAACGCTGGGGGCGCATTATTAATATCTCTTCTGTAATCGGTCTTACTGGCAATGCTGGTCAGGCGAATTACGCAGCTGCAAAAGCTGGTATGCTCGGTCTCACTAAGAGCCTCGCGAAAGAATTTGCAGCGCGTAATGTCACGGTGAATGCCGTGGCACCTGGTTTTATCGCCACGGACATGACTGCAGAACTCAATGAACAACAAAAAGAGGGCATTGTCGGTGTCATTCCAATGAAGCGCATGGGCGCCCCAGAGGATATCGCGCACGCCACTGCATTTCTCGCTTCAGAAGAAGCAGGTTATATCACCGGTCAGGTTTTTACAGTTGACGGTGGTATGGTCATGTGA
- a CDS encoding pseudouridine synthase, whose amino-acid sequence MSKPEEQRIQKIIAHAGICSRREAERHIEDGNVRVNGKIAQLGDKALPDAAIFVNNKPILQKQERSVTLIMNKPKGYVCTNSDPFAERTVFQLLQPDLQRLRLYCAGRLDKDSEGLLVITNDGELANKIAHPSTEITKRYRVVLNKDFNRADTAKLLAGVEYEGDFLKAEKVLPAPDMGEGSARRLEVHLHHGKKREIRRLFEAHRYFVKKLVRVQIGGIVLKNIPKGGIKILGKKDIERLFDKK is encoded by the coding sequence ATGTCAAAGCCCGAAGAACAACGCATCCAGAAAATTATAGCCCATGCTGGCATCTGCTCACGCCGTGAAGCAGAGCGCCACATCGAAGATGGTAATGTGCGGGTAAACGGCAAAATTGCCCAACTTGGCGACAAAGCACTCCCTGACGCAGCGATCTTCGTCAACAACAAGCCCATCCTGCAAAAACAGGAGCGCTCGGTCACCTTGATCATGAACAAGCCCAAGGGCTACGTCTGCACGAACTCAGACCCCTTTGCCGAACGAACCGTCTTCCAACTCCTTCAACCAGATCTCCAGCGACTGCGCCTCTACTGCGCTGGGCGACTCGATAAAGACAGCGAAGGCCTCCTAGTGATCACCAACGATGGCGAGCTTGCCAACAAGATCGCGCACCCGAGCACCGAAATCACCAAGCGCTACCGCGTCGTGCTTAACAAAGACTTCAACAGGGCAGACACCGCTAAACTTCTAGCAGGCGTCGAATACGAAGGCGACTTTCTCAAAGCAGAAAAAGTCCTCCCCGCCCCCGACATGGGCGAAGGCTCTGCGCGACGCCTCGAAGTGCACCTGCACCATGGTAAAAAGCGCGAAATCCGACGCCTATTTGAAGCACACCGCTATTTCGTTAAAAAACTGGTCCGCGTGCAAATCGGTGGCATCGTCCTTAAAAACATCCCTAAAGGCGGCATCAAAATCCTCGGCAAAAAGGACATTGAGCGCCTCTTCGACAAAAAATAG
- the folD gene encoding bifunctional methylenetetrahydrofolate dehydrogenase/methenyltetrahydrofolate cyclohydrolase FolD: MQLIDGNAIAESIIEELTQEVSALPGKKPVIAVIRVGEDPASVSYVRKKEKTAARIGIGSRMHILPEDVSKEDLFAQIDALNADPDVSGILIQAPLPNHIDETETFNRVLPGKDVDGFNTVNIGKLCQEDNSGFVACTPAGIVQLIKRSGIETEGKHVVVLGRSQIVGKPAALLMMQKACPGNATVTVCHSRTADLPSITRQADVLIAAIGRPNFVTEDMVKDGVNIIDVGINRVEDASKKSGYRLVGDVEFATVAPKCAHITPVPGGVGPMTVAMLMYNTLSAFKASQAEG; the protein is encoded by the coding sequence ATGCAACTCATCGACGGCAACGCTATCGCAGAATCCATCATTGAAGAACTGACTCAAGAAGTCAGCGCCCTTCCAGGCAAGAAACCTGTCATCGCCGTCATCCGTGTCGGTGAAGACCCCGCATCGGTCTCCTACGTCCGCAAGAAAGAGAAAACTGCGGCACGCATCGGCATCGGCAGCCGCATGCACATCCTCCCCGAGGATGTTAGCAAAGAGGACCTCTTTGCCCAGATCGACGCATTGAACGCAGATCCCGACGTCAGCGGCATCCTAATCCAAGCACCTCTGCCCAATCACATCGACGAGACTGAAACGTTCAATCGCGTCCTGCCCGGCAAAGACGTGGACGGCTTTAACACCGTCAACATCGGCAAGCTTTGCCAAGAAGACAACAGCGGCTTCGTCGCCTGCACACCAGCCGGCATCGTGCAGCTCATCAAGCGCAGCGGCATCGAAACCGAGGGCAAGCACGTCGTCGTGCTCGGCCGCAGCCAAATCGTTGGCAAACCAGCTGCACTACTGATGATGCAGAAGGCCTGCCCGGGCAACGCCACCGTCACCGTCTGCCACTCCCGCACTGCCGATCTGCCGAGCATCACACGTCAAGCGGACGTGCTCATCGCCGCGATCGGACGTCCCAATTTCGTCACCGAAGACATGGTCAAAGACGGCGTCAACATCATCGATGTCGGCATCAACCGTGTCGAAGACGCCAGCAAGAAGAGCGGCTACCGCCTCGTCGGCGACGTCGAGTTCGCCACCGTCGCACCAAAATGCGCCCACATCACGCCCGTCCCCGGCGGCGTAGGCCCAATGACAGTTGCCATGCTCATGTATAATACACTGAGCGCCTTCAAAGCCAGTCAGGCCGAAGGATGA
- a CDS encoding RDD family protein produces the protein MSDQPPPIKPSNVLDSILSDSGPMPTARLGIRALAFLMDFVLLTALATFIIWKIVMPQEHPGAFAEFNEWSQEIIAWFSEGGRQAGAEQPQWSDDLSEALIYARDLQLLIFWLYFAIGEAFFAGSSLGKRACRLRSISTATMGTMPIMAGVVRGGLKTLTLFLAFPIALLATLGALFFNKRRQMGHDLLSRTAVIDEKYLNMPTKPSS, from the coding sequence ATGAGCGACCAACCACCGCCCATAAAACCGAGCAATGTGCTCGACTCCATCCTAAGCGACAGCGGCCCGATGCCCACTGCCCGCTTGGGCATACGCGCATTGGCATTCCTAATGGACTTCGTGCTACTCACCGCATTAGCGACTTTCATCATCTGGAAAATCGTCATGCCACAGGAGCACCCCGGAGCCTTTGCCGAGTTCAATGAATGGTCTCAAGAGATTATTGCCTGGTTCAGTGAAGGCGGCAGGCAAGCAGGCGCGGAGCAACCCCAATGGAGCGACGACCTGAGTGAAGCACTGATTTACGCCCGCGATCTTCAGCTATTAATATTTTGGCTCTACTTCGCCATTGGAGAAGCCTTCTTCGCCGGAAGCTCACTAGGCAAACGCGCGTGCCGACTGCGCAGCATTAGCACCGCCACAATGGGCACGATGCCCATCATGGCAGGCGTTGTCCGCGGAGGGCTCAAAACATTAACACTCTTCCTCGCATTCCCCATCGCACTACTCGCCACGCTCGGAGCACTGTTCTTCAACAAACGCCGCCAAATGGGGCATGATTTACTCAGCCGCACCGCAGTGATCGATGAGAAATATTTAAACATGCCCACGAAGCCTTCCTCATAG
- a CDS encoding hybrid sensor histidine kinase/response regulator has product MSTKRKPKILVVDDQPINIKLLQRKLERQDMEVLVAYNGRECLDIVEKDLPDLILLDIMMPEMDGIETCQHLKANPATETIPIIFITAKASKEGKLEGLDAGAVDYITKPIDLDETLARVRTQLRLQEMFHENLELQKRLGDVRKAAAVGAITQGIAHNLNNLLGVVVGYLDLIKNGYDSPDMVKRSVMLMDHAINRMVGIIRQLGTIANNERIELSSHRIEALLSNSIERLKKEHEIDAGIEVHSQLEDGATISANAETFEIILGKLLINAWESYTKNTADADRKIQLTARVSRDKGPAVLELKVIDQGTGIDPEVADTLFEPFITTKTSVGRGMGLTISRHTIRNLEGDITLNPNADGGVTATMTHPL; this is encoded by the coding sequence TTGAGCACCAAACGTAAGCCCAAAATCCTCGTCGTCGACGACCAACCCATCAACATCAAGCTGCTGCAACGCAAACTTGAGCGTCAGGACATGGAAGTCCTCGTGGCCTACAACGGACGCGAATGCCTAGACATCGTCGAGAAGGACCTGCCCGACCTCATCCTACTCGACATTATGATGCCCGAGATGGATGGCATCGAAACCTGCCAACACCTCAAGGCAAACCCGGCAACAGAAACCATCCCCATCATTTTCATCACCGCTAAGGCCTCCAAAGAAGGAAAACTCGAAGGCCTCGACGCAGGCGCGGTTGACTACATCACGAAGCCCATCGATCTGGACGAGACACTCGCCCGCGTGCGCACACAGTTACGCCTCCAGGAGATGTTCCATGAGAACCTCGAGCTGCAAAAGCGCCTCGGCGACGTGCGTAAAGCAGCCGCAGTCGGAGCCATCACTCAAGGCATCGCCCATAACTTAAACAACCTGCTTGGCGTGGTCGTCGGCTACCTCGATTTGATCAAAAACGGCTACGATAGCCCCGACATGGTCAAACGCAGCGTCATGCTGATGGACCACGCGATCAACCGCATGGTCGGTATCATCCGCCAACTCGGCACCATCGCCAACAACGAGCGCATCGAGCTCTCCAGCCACCGCATCGAAGCACTCCTGAGTAACAGCATCGAACGCCTAAAAAAGGAACACGAAATCGACGCTGGAATTGAAGTCCACTCGCAGTTAGAGGACGGGGCAACCATTTCTGCCAACGCTGAAACATTCGAGATCATCCTCGGCAAGCTCCTCATCAACGCATGGGAAAGCTACACGAAAAACACTGCAGATGCCGACAGAAAGATCCAGCTGACCGCACGCGTCTCACGCGACAAAGGCCCTGCCGTGCTGGAACTGAAAGTCATCGACCAGGGCACCGGCATTGACCCCGAAGTCGCTGACACACTATTTGAGCCCTTCATCACCACCAAAACCTCAGTTGGTCGCGGCATGGGGCTCACGATTTCACGACACACCATCCGCAACCTTGAGGGCGACATCACCCTCAATCCAAACGCGGACGGCGGCGTAACCGCCACAATGACCCACCCTTTATAA
- the proC gene encoding pyrroline-5-carboxylate reductase → MSIKIVFIGAGRMASAIVRGLLEEEHYTPDEIACTCGDDPSGPELAEQTGIQFAKDINKVIRKTETIVLACKPQQLNAIDDELAQAAHGKLILSILAGTPLARLSAKFCNARNVVRTMPNTPGQIGAGVTAFAPLSPLSPKDQDIVENILSSLGNFHEVEEADLDAVTALSGSGPAYVFEFAAALREAGIQCGLDEALSSSLAIDTLLGAAMLLADSEEGPEALRNAVTSPGGTTAAALKTFSDNDFRGLVAKALESAKARSLELANE, encoded by the coding sequence ATGAGCATTAAAATCGTATTTATCGGAGCAGGCCGCATGGCCTCCGCCATCGTCCGAGGCCTCCTTGAAGAAGAGCACTACACACCGGACGAAATTGCCTGCACCTGCGGTGACGATCCCAGCGGTCCTGAACTTGCCGAGCAAACTGGCATTCAATTCGCCAAGGACATCAATAAAGTTATCCGTAAAACGGAAACCATCGTGCTCGCCTGTAAACCACAGCAGCTGAACGCGATTGACGATGAGCTCGCCCAAGCAGCGCACGGGAAATTAATCCTTTCGATCCTAGCAGGCACACCACTCGCACGCCTCAGCGCTAAGTTCTGCAACGCACGTAACGTCGTGCGCACCATGCCCAACACGCCTGGACAAATCGGCGCAGGCGTCACCGCATTCGCACCACTGAGCCCACTCAGCCCGAAGGATCAAGACATCGTCGAAAACATACTCAGCTCGCTGGGCAACTTCCACGAAGTCGAAGAAGCTGATCTCGACGCAGTGACTGCCCTTAGCGGCAGTGGCCCGGCCTATGTCTTCGAATTTGCCGCTGCCCTCCGCGAAGCTGGCATCCAGTGCGGACTCGACGAAGCACTCTCTAGCTCACTCGCAATCGACACTCTGCTCGGTGCAGCCATGCTCCTAGCCGACAGCGAAGAGGGCCCCGAAGCCCTGCGCAATGCAGTCACCTCCCCAGGAGGCACTACCGCCGCAGCGCTCAAAACATTTAGCGATAACGATTTCCGTGGCCTAGTCGCCAAAGCACTCGAGTCCGCAAAAGCGCGCTCCCTCGAACTCGCAAATGAATAA
- a CDS encoding SlyX family protein encodes MSEIEPITELQSQLAHLERHVTEQDAEFYELAKRLDALTKLVQRQKVQMDALSSGGVAGAGDMPANEKPPHY; translated from the coding sequence ATGTCTGAAATCGAACCTATTACCGAGCTGCAGAGTCAATTAGCGCATTTGGAGCGCCACGTTACTGAGCAAGATGCCGAATTCTATGAATTAGCGAAGCGGCTCGATGCGCTGACTAAGTTAGTGCAGCGTCAGAAGGTTCAAATGGATGCGCTATCATCAGGTGGTGTGGCTGGGGCAGGCGATATGCCTGCCAACGAAAAACCGCCGCATTATTAG
- a CDS encoding ATP-dependent Clp protease proteolytic subunit encodes MAESNGLKVFRTLLIFGVLIVLLWRVTSAPSVGGLAALNDDEIASDLSYLFDLLAESGNLNVRPELDEALFASRKILLTADINVNSTKLVIASLLLLNEQDPSAPIDLYVHTNGGYYDDAFAVVDAIRMSAAPVNTYAIGGCHSSGALIVASGTGVRTAYPNTILMVHDNLSEDGGVYDVDTQENARLRAYWSEFEQLPSSWFSAAGDEMYYTNAEQALEYGLVDRVLSRE; translated from the coding sequence ATGGCCGAGAGTAATGGGCTTAAAGTATTTAGGACTCTGCTGATTTTTGGAGTGTTGATCGTATTGTTGTGGCGCGTGACAAGTGCTCCCTCTGTGGGGGGCTTGGCTGCGCTCAACGACGATGAGATTGCTTCTGACCTCAGTTATCTATTCGATCTATTGGCAGAGTCCGGGAATCTGAATGTTCGCCCTGAATTGGATGAAGCGCTTTTCGCTTCACGTAAGATTCTATTGACGGCTGATATTAATGTGAACAGCACAAAGCTAGTGATTGCTAGCTTGTTGCTTTTGAACGAGCAGGATCCTTCCGCGCCAATTGACCTGTATGTTCACACCAATGGTGGTTATTACGACGATGCCTTTGCGGTGGTGGATGCGATACGTATGAGTGCTGCCCCGGTGAATACTTACGCGATTGGTGGATGTCACTCTTCAGGAGCGCTGATTGTTGCAAGTGGCACTGGTGTGCGGACGGCTTATCCGAATACGATCTTAATGGTGCACGATAATCTGAGTGAGGACGGAGGCGTGTATGATGTCGATACACAAGAGAATGCCCGACTGCGGGCATATTGGAGTGAATTCGAGCAATTGCCTTCGAGTTGGTTTTCTGCTGCTGGCGATGAAATGTATTATACGAATGCAGAGCAGGCGCTTGAGTATGGTTTAGTGGATCGAGTCTTATCTCGCGAATAA
- the glgB gene encoding 1,4-alpha-glucan branching protein GlgB, which yields MHPYKAGSKSGIVVRAFLDDAVTCEVVDVSKPDGPRYPLKRLTDDGFFEGILPKRKNVFKYRLRIERYNGEIRQFYDPYSFLPSLSDNDVYLFNEGNEHQAHNKMGAQLRELDGVAGVSFAVWAPSAKRVSLVGDFNHWDGRYHPMRSLGASGIWEVFVPGLAAGAKYKFEIGTQHEYPLLKTDPYGTRFESPPGNASIVCKVDGYEWNDAEWIKTRESTDWANAPISIYEMHVGSWKRVIEDASRPLSYRELAGELVDYLKDMQYTHVEFMPLSEHPFDGSWGYQVTGFFAPTYRFGSPEDFMYLVDTLHQNGIGVIMDWVPAHFPTDSFALGEFDGTALYEHADPRQGFHQDWGTYIFNYGRNEVCTFLIASALAWCERYHIDGLRVDAVASMLYLDYSREEGQWIPNQYGGRENLEAINFLRRTNDLVHKYYPGTLMIAEESTAFPGVTKPTSEGGLGFDMKWNMGWMHDTLEYFQKDPIYRKYEHHQLSFGMLYQYSENFTQVFSHDEIVHGKNSMMMKMPGEPMSNKARQLRLLYAFMWMWPGKKTLFMGCDFGQSAEWAHAGSLDWHLLQYMDHEGVQKVVRDLNRIYREIPGLAAGDNRPDGFEWINASDADNSVLTFLRNGSEKTDTLAVVGNYTPVQREGFRVGVPYPGYWKEILNTDAKDYGGLGFGNDGGVVADEVEWDGRPYSIKLELPPVSMSVFRFQGEA from the coding sequence ATGCATCCCTATAAAGCAGGATCAAAGTCGGGCATCGTTGTCCGAGCTTTTTTGGACGACGCCGTAACTTGCGAGGTCGTGGATGTGTCAAAGCCCGATGGGCCGCGCTACCCGTTGAAGCGTTTAACGGACGACGGTTTCTTTGAGGGCATCCTGCCTAAGCGCAAGAATGTCTTTAAATATCGTCTGCGAATTGAGCGCTATAATGGCGAGATACGTCAATTCTATGATCCGTATAGCTTTCTACCGAGCTTGTCCGATAATGATGTGTATCTTTTTAATGAAGGGAATGAGCATCAGGCGCATAATAAAATGGGTGCGCAACTACGTGAACTCGATGGTGTCGCAGGAGTGTCGTTTGCAGTCTGGGCTCCGAGTGCAAAGCGTGTTTCACTCGTTGGTGATTTTAATCATTGGGACGGTCGCTACCATCCGATGCGTAGTCTCGGTGCTTCTGGTATCTGGGAGGTTTTTGTCCCTGGGCTTGCGGCCGGCGCGAAATACAAGTTTGAGATCGGCACGCAGCATGAATATCCATTGTTGAAGACCGACCCTTACGGCACGCGCTTTGAATCGCCTCCGGGCAACGCCTCGATCGTCTGTAAAGTGGACGGTTATGAGTGGAACGATGCTGAGTGGATCAAAACACGTGAGTCGACGGATTGGGCGAATGCACCGATCTCCATCTATGAGATGCATGTCGGTTCCTGGAAACGAGTGATTGAAGATGCGAGTCGTCCGTTGTCTTACCGCGAGTTAGCTGGCGAGTTGGTCGACTATTTGAAGGACATGCAGTATACGCACGTCGAGTTCATGCCGCTTTCCGAGCACCCCTTTGATGGTTCTTGGGGCTATCAGGTGACTGGGTTCTTTGCGCCGACGTATCGTTTCGGTTCGCCAGAAGACTTTATGTATCTAGTCGATACACTGCACCAAAATGGAATTGGTGTGATTATGGACTGGGTGCCTGCGCACTTCCCGACGGATAGTTTCGCGCTCGGTGAATTCGATGGCACCGCACTTTATGAGCATGCGGATCCACGCCAGGGCTTTCACCAAGACTGGGGCACCTATATCTTCAACTATGGTCGCAACGAGGTCTGCACATTCCTGATTGCGAGCGCACTGGCATGGTGCGAGCGTTATCATATTGACGGATTGCGCGTCGATGCAGTGGCATCGATGCTGTATCTCGATTATTCCCGTGAGGAAGGGCAGTGGATACCAAACCAATATGGTGGTCGTGAGAATCTCGAAGCGATTAATTTCCTCCGTCGCACGAACGATCTCGTGCACAAATATTACCCTGGCACTCTGATGATTGCCGAGGAGTCCACCGCATTTCCAGGTGTGACGAAGCCGACTTCTGAAGGTGGCCTCGGGTTTGATATGAAGTGGAATATGGGTTGGATGCATGACACTCTGGAGTATTTCCAGAAGGATCCGATCTATCGTAAATACGAGCATCATCAGCTTTCGTTCGGTATGCTGTATCAGTATTCCGAAAACTTCACTCAAGTGTTCTCGCATGATGAGATCGTGCACGGAAAGAACTCGATGATGATGAAGATGCCGGGCGAGCCGATGTCGAATAAAGCGCGTCAGCTTCGCTTGCTCTATGCATTCATGTGGATGTGGCCGGGCAAGAAGACGCTCTTTATGGGCTGTGACTTTGGTCAATCCGCTGAGTGGGCGCATGCCGGTAGCTTAGACTGGCACTTACTTCAGTATATGGATCATGAAGGCGTGCAAAAAGTCGTGCGTGACCTAAATCGTATTTACCGTGAGATTCCTGGCCTCGCTGCTGGTGATAATCGCCCAGATGGCTTCGAGTGGATCAATGCCTCTGATGCGGATAACAGTGTGCTCACCTTTTTGCGTAATGGCAGTGAGAAGACTGATACCTTGGCTGTGGTTGGTAATTATACGCCAGTGCAACGCGAAGGTTTTCGTGTGGGCGTGCCGTATCCAGGATACTGGAAGGAAATTCTCAATACAGATGCGAAGGATTACGGCGGCCTAGGCTTTGGTAATGACGGAGGTGTCGTTGCCGATGAGGTTGAGTGGGACGGACGTCCGTATTCGATCAAGCTGGAGTTGCCTCCCGTCTCGATGAGTGTCTTCCGCTTCCAAGGCGAAGCGTAG
- a CDS encoding LPS-assembly protein LptD: protein MPRIARLFPLLLLITKFSLPLTAALPELSSIEPLEFDEAAQRLVARGDARLDFQDTRLNADRITYYQEYGLADALGNVSISRDGYRLIADRLSYDTQDSVFAVDILRTGQWPFYISSVNAGGTAEKTTFQGATFYYGNPGTFTPNVSSNQVDYTSEDGALAMASPTFRIGSVPIIKLPSYTYYTDQMPYLLEVDVGSDSDLGTYIQTTTLFPVNSWLRAGANLDLYTKRGVLAGPTAQYSYNTETQTINGALSTGYINDQGDPDPGLYNQPIDSDRGFVEWRHQQHIGERISLIASASYWSDSEVTRDFRDKYYNDNQQPDTFAEAVYAGDNYFLSTFGRFRPNDFQLVQERLPEVRFDLLPVPVFNTGAYQRFSASYVHLEEDFGYVTDDFDETSESDRFDFTYRIERPVLLTDWLTLTPLAGARITHYENQQMDPEALGRYNDPYSGNSTAVYLEDDQYTRSIYEVGFDLEARAYATYATQNKTWGIDGLRHQVRPVMRYRYFSDPDSNNEIAAIDREAFDLNRPLLDLSDLRNVDSIDEMHLTRLGVENLFQTRSEGYGSRTLAALNFYQDILFEKQQSYDGDKQDTFNATWVELMLTPAPWLRFELASRFKTEDLTLEELRSRTSIRSGEIWEIGLSTDFLNNNINQYRIDFIYRVNERHSFLLDTRYDSETGQFTKTEIGVNTRLSSAWELIYAVTFRQDASRESDVEFTIRLQLAGQ from the coding sequence GTGCCACGAATCGCCCGGTTATTTCCTCTCCTTTTACTCATTACGAAGTTCTCGCTTCCGCTAACTGCGGCATTGCCAGAGCTCAGTTCGATTGAGCCCTTAGAGTTCGATGAAGCTGCGCAACGCTTAGTTGCTCGTGGCGACGCCCGTCTAGATTTTCAGGATACTCGCCTGAATGCGGATCGCATCACTTACTATCAAGAATACGGACTCGCCGATGCGCTCGGCAATGTCTCGATCTCTAGAGACGGTTATCGCCTTATCGCAGACCGCCTGAGCTACGACACTCAAGACAGTGTATTTGCGGTCGACATCCTGCGCACGGGGCAATGGCCATTCTATATCTCGAGCGTCAACGCCGGTGGCACCGCAGAGAAAACAACTTTCCAAGGAGCCACCTTTTACTACGGCAACCCGGGCACATTTACGCCAAACGTCAGCTCGAATCAAGTCGACTACACCAGCGAAGATGGCGCATTAGCCATGGCGTCGCCAACCTTTAGAATCGGCAGCGTTCCGATCATAAAATTACCGAGTTACACTTACTATACCGATCAAATGCCCTACCTGCTCGAAGTCGACGTGGGCTCCGACAGCGACCTCGGCACATATATACAGACGACTACGCTATTTCCCGTCAACTCATGGCTTCGCGCAGGAGCCAACTTAGACCTATACACGAAGCGTGGCGTGCTCGCGGGCCCCACAGCTCAGTATTCCTACAACACCGAGACTCAAACGATCAATGGCGCGCTCAGCACCGGCTACATCAACGACCAAGGCGACCCGGACCCAGGTCTTTACAACCAACCGATTGACTCGGATCGCGGATTTGTCGAATGGCGCCACCAACAACACATCGGCGAGCGCATCAGCCTAATCGCATCCGCCAGCTATTGGTCAGACTCCGAAGTGACTCGCGATTTCCGCGATAAGTATTACAACGACAACCAACAACCGGACACCTTTGCTGAAGCGGTCTACGCAGGAGACAACTACTTCCTCTCCACCTTCGGTCGCTTCCGCCCGAACGACTTCCAACTCGTTCAAGAGCGACTCCCAGAAGTGCGCTTTGATTTACTCCCAGTCCCAGTCTTTAATACTGGCGCCTACCAACGCTTCTCCGCCAGCTACGTGCATCTCGAAGAAGACTTTGGATATGTGACGGATGACTTCGATGAAACCAGCGAATCAGATCGCTTTGACTTCACCTACCGCATTGAACGCCCCGTGCTGCTAACCGACTGGCTGACCCTGACACCACTCGCAGGTGCACGCATCACACACTACGAGAATCAACAAATGGATCCGGAGGCATTGGGCAGATACAATGATCCCTACAGCGGCAACTCAACGGCGGTCTACCTCGAAGACGATCAATATACCCGTAGCATTTACGAAGTCGGTTTCGATCTCGAAGCACGCGCCTACGCGACCTACGCGACTCAGAATAAAACATGGGGAATCGACGGCCTACGCCACCAGGTTCGCCCAGTCATGCGTTACCGCTACTTCTCTGACCCTGACTCCAACAATGAAATCGCCGCGATTGACCGCGAAGCATTCGACTTAAACCGTCCACTGCTCGACCTCAGCGATTTGCGCAATGTTGACTCTATTGACGAAATGCACCTCACACGTCTGGGAGTAGAAAACCTCTTCCAAACTCGCTCAGAAGGCTACGGCTCACGCACCTTAGCCGCATTAAATTTCTACCAAGACATACTCTTCGAGAAGCAACAGAGCTACGACGGCGACAAGCAAGACACCTTCAACGCCACATGGGTCGAGCTAATGTTAACCCCAGCACCATGGCTCAGGTTCGAACTCGCCAGTCGCTTTAAAACCGAGGACCTAACCCTCGAAGAACTGCGCAGCCGCACCTCGATCCGAAGCGGTGAGATCTGGGAAATCGGACTCTCCACCGACTTCCTAAATAATAACATCAATCAATATCGCATCGACTTCATCTATCGTGTCAACGAGCGCCACTCATTCCTACTAGACACCCGCTACGACTCAGAGACCGGCCAATTCACCAAGACAGAAATCGGCGTCAACACCCGACTTAGCAGCGCTTGGGAACTCATTTACGCCGTCACCTTCCGCCAAGACGCAAGCCGTGAGAGTGACGTCGAATTCACTATCCGCTTACAGTTAGCTGGTCAGTAG